A stretch of the Natribaculum luteum genome encodes the following:
- a CDS encoding DUF1616 domain-containing protein: MVDRRSLWLLLPRPVRALPADLAFAIALTVLVNVAVFAPLIRDTPLRVPLGLAFVLFVPGYVFVAALFPEAGESPPTDSGLEENDDADSRWDRAMRSGIDGIERVALSFGLSIAIVPLLGLVLNFTPWGIRLVPIMVTVSGFTLVATAVAAVRRWQLPEEDQFQVPYRDWLEAGRAELFEPASRADAALNVLLVLSVLLAVSTVTYAVVVPPQGEQFSAVYILTEDDDGELVADGYPTEFVRGESKEIVVGVDNHEHRPVNYTVVVLEQDVDVVENETVGENGTVVENETIVTEQRELDRFQTRLAHNETWHYTQDLEPTMTGENNRIVWLLYPDDVPATPSMESTEYHVHLWVNVSDSSAGQ, from the coding sequence ATGGTCGACCGACGGTCGCTCTGGTTGCTCTTGCCGCGTCCCGTCCGTGCGCTTCCAGCGGATCTCGCGTTCGCGATCGCGCTGACCGTACTCGTAAACGTCGCCGTGTTCGCACCGCTGATTCGTGACACGCCGCTTCGCGTGCCGCTGGGGCTCGCATTCGTGCTGTTCGTTCCGGGGTACGTTTTCGTCGCCGCGCTCTTTCCGGAAGCGGGCGAATCACCACCCACGGACAGCGGGCTCGAGGAGAACGACGACGCGGACTCTCGCTGGGATCGGGCGATGCGATCGGGTATCGACGGGATCGAGCGCGTCGCACTCTCGTTTGGGTTGAGCATCGCGATCGTGCCGCTTCTCGGGCTCGTCTTGAACTTCACGCCGTGGGGGATCCGACTGGTGCCGATCATGGTCACAGTGAGCGGGTTCACGCTCGTCGCGACGGCCGTCGCTGCCGTTCGCCGATGGCAGCTGCCAGAAGAGGACCAGTTCCAGGTGCCGTACCGCGACTGGCTCGAGGCGGGACGAGCCGAATTGTTCGAACCCGCATCGCGTGCCGATGCAGCGCTGAACGTGCTCCTCGTCCTGTCGGTGCTGCTCGCCGTCAGTACCGTGACGTACGCAGTCGTCGTTCCACCACAGGGCGAGCAGTTCTCCGCAGTCTACATTCTCACAGAGGACGACGACGGCGAACTCGTCGCCGACGGCTACCCGACCGAGTTCGTCCGCGGCGAGAGCAAAGAGATCGTCGTGGGGGTCGACAATCACGAACATCGGCCGGTAAACTACACCGTCGTCGTCCTCGAGCAGGACGTCGACGTTGTCGAGAACGAGACTGTCGGTGAAAACGGGACCGTCGTCGAGAACGAGACGATCGTCACCGAACAGCGGGAACTCGACCGGTTCCAGACACGACTCGCACACAACGAGACGTGGCATTACACCCAGGATCTCGAACCGACGATGACCGGCGAGAACAACCGGATCGTCTGGCTGCTCTACCCAGACGACGTACCTGCAACCCCGTCGATGGAAAGTACGGAGTATCACGTCCACCTGTGGGTGAACGTCAGCGACTCGAGTGCGGGCCAGTGA
- a CDS encoding aryl-sulfate sulfotransferase — translation MADNVRQSLDRVRTVLTRNRLRVAFVALILLSVAVVASASSGGISTASEDDVPDAPPTENHTVVTESGRAGTITAYAPDGDVTYYNNTRTKYFDVDPVEGDPLTVEYTATDTIHTEGPTCRSPPCALNVIERADLETGEVEVVYERYDHKETAGEWHDADRINETHVVVADIVADQVFIVNTETEIVEWLWDAQSDFPLDGGGPYPGDWAHVNDVEYIESGEMDGRIMVSLRNQDQVVFLDRDEGLLDEWTLGAEDDYDVQYEQHNPDYIPESEGGPAVVVADSENGRIQEFQREDGEWNRTWLWEDDQIQWPRDADRLPNGNTLITDTHGNRVMEVNESGDIVWEVGSTLPYEAERLETGAESEGGQSAAALGLESRTEADSGGGGGGGDGSSIEFNPLEFLGEQLESFLPHRIYNALLFATPIWMGKTEFAAIGVALLTGLTWTGLEIRWQLRDAGVRFRLPVYREGK, via the coding sequence ATGGCTGACAACGTACGACAGTCGCTCGATCGAGTCAGAACGGTACTCACGCGAAATCGACTTCGAGTCGCGTTCGTCGCTCTCATCCTGCTCTCGGTTGCCGTCGTCGCCAGCGCATCGTCCGGTGGCATTTCGACGGCGTCGGAAGACGACGTCCCGGATGCACCACCGACGGAGAACCACACGGTCGTCACCGAATCGGGACGGGCGGGGACGATCACCGCATACGCGCCCGACGGCGACGTCACCTACTACAACAACACGCGGACGAAGTACTTCGACGTCGACCCCGTGGAGGGTGACCCGCTGACCGTCGAGTATACTGCGACCGACACGATTCACACGGAGGGGCCGACCTGTCGTAGTCCGCCGTGTGCACTGAACGTCATCGAGCGCGCCGACCTCGAGACTGGCGAGGTCGAGGTCGTCTACGAGCGCTACGACCACAAGGAGACTGCAGGTGAGTGGCACGACGCGGATCGCATCAACGAGACACACGTCGTCGTCGCCGACATCGTCGCCGACCAGGTCTTCATCGTGAACACGGAGACGGAAATCGTCGAGTGGCTCTGGGACGCTCAGAGCGACTTCCCGCTCGACGGCGGCGGCCCGTATCCCGGTGACTGGGCGCACGTCAACGACGTCGAGTACATCGAGAGCGGAGAGATGGACGGCCGGATCATGGTCAGCCTGCGCAACCAGGACCAGGTCGTCTTCCTCGACCGAGACGAGGGCCTGCTCGATGAGTGGACCCTTGGCGCCGAAGACGACTACGACGTCCAGTACGAACAGCACAATCCCGACTACATCCCCGAGAGCGAGGGCGGACCGGCCGTCGTCGTCGCCGACTCCGAGAACGGTCGCATCCAGGAGTTCCAGCGAGAAGACGGCGAGTGGAACCGGACCTGGCTGTGGGAAGACGACCAGATCCAGTGGCCACGGGACGCCGATCGACTCCCGAACGGCAACACGCTGATCACCGACACCCACGGCAACCGCGTCATGGAGGTCAACGAGTCCGGCGACATCGTCTGGGAGGTCGGGTCGACGCTGCCCTACGAGGCAGAACGCCTCGAGACGGGTGCCGAAAGCGAGGGCGGACAGAGCGCGGCCGCACTCGGCCTCGAGTCCCGAACGGAAGCCGACAGTGGCGGTGGCGGTGGCGGCGGTGATGGGAGCAGCATCGAATTCAACCCCCTCGAGTTCCTCGGCGAGCAACTCGAGTCGTTCCTGCCCCACCGGATCTACAACGCCCTCCTCTTTGCGACCCCGATCTGGATGGGGAAAACGGAGTTCGCCGCGATCGGCGTCGCGCTCCTGACGGGGCTCACGTGGACCGGACTCGAGATCAGGTGGCAGCTCCGCGACGCTGGCGTCCGCTTCCGCCTGCCAGTCTATCGGGAGGGGAAGTGA
- the glmS gene encoding glutamine--fructose-6-phosphate transaminase (isomerizing), protein MCGIVGYVGSDENNTMEVLLDGLSGLEYRGYDSAGVALADNSIDVHKKEGELSALESALPDTTATAQKESVGIGHTRWSTHGPPSDVNAHPHTDADRRVAVVHNGIIENYQTLRDELVDAGVEFRSDTDTEVVPHLIGTYLDAGIDREAAFRRAIDRLEGSYAIAAVFEGSETIYAARKDSPLVLGIGEEGHYLASDVPAFIEYTDRVIYLDDGEFARLTPEDVIVTDSTGTVVETSIETIQWDAEDAGKSGYDHYMLKEIHEQPKALRQCLRGRLDELNGQVELEELGDLSRTGPVQFVACGTSYHAALYGATLLRERGVSAQAFLASEYDAEAIPVGADSMVVGVTQSGETADTMRALREANRAGATTIAVTNVVGSSAARECDYALYIRAGPEIGVAATKTFASQQTALTLLACALTDQGSRNLVRQLRAVPDQIQTVLDTSRAREIAEVYEDADAYFFIGRGYHRPVALEGALKMKEITYKHAEGFASGELKHGPLALVTENTPVFAMVTGDSEQASKTIGNVKEVEARDAPVVAVTDGQSNVGRYADHVLEVPAGDEITSSIVANVQLQLVSYWVANRLGRSIDKPRNLAKSVTVE, encoded by the coding sequence ATGTGTGGAATTGTCGGCTACGTCGGGTCGGACGAGAACAACACGATGGAGGTTCTCCTCGACGGCCTGTCGGGGCTCGAGTATCGCGGTTACGATTCCGCAGGCGTTGCACTCGCCGATAACTCGATCGACGTCCACAAGAAAGAAGGCGAACTGTCGGCACTCGAGTCGGCACTTCCAGACACGACCGCGACCGCCCAGAAGGAATCGGTCGGCATCGGGCACACGCGATGGAGCACGCACGGCCCGCCGTCCGACGTGAACGCCCACCCGCACACCGACGCCGATCGACGAGTAGCAGTGGTCCACAACGGCATCATCGAGAACTACCAGACGCTACGAGACGAACTGGTCGACGCTGGGGTCGAGTTTCGAAGCGACACGGATACCGAAGTCGTCCCCCATCTCATCGGAACGTACCTCGACGCCGGAATCGACAGGGAGGCCGCGTTCCGCCGGGCGATCGATCGACTCGAGGGCAGTTACGCGATCGCAGCCGTCTTCGAGGGCTCGGAAACGATCTATGCGGCGCGGAAAGACTCCCCACTCGTCCTCGGTATCGGCGAGGAGGGACACTATCTCGCGAGTGACGTCCCGGCATTTATCGAGTATACTGACCGGGTCATCTACCTCGACGACGGCGAGTTCGCTCGACTGACACCCGAGGACGTGATCGTAACGGATTCGACCGGGACCGTCGTCGAGACGTCGATCGAAACCATCCAGTGGGACGCAGAGGACGCCGGCAAAAGCGGCTACGACCACTACATGCTCAAGGAGATCCACGAGCAACCGAAGGCACTTCGGCAGTGTCTGCGTGGTCGACTCGACGAACTCAACGGGCAGGTCGAACTCGAGGAACTTGGCGACCTGTCTCGCACTGGTCCGGTCCAGTTCGTCGCCTGCGGGACGTCGTATCACGCCGCGTTGTACGGTGCCACGTTGCTTCGCGAACGAGGTGTTTCGGCCCAGGCGTTCCTGGCAAGCGAGTACGACGCCGAGGCGATCCCCGTCGGTGCCGATTCGATGGTCGTCGGCGTCACCCAGAGCGGCGAGACGGCAGACACGATGCGGGCGCTGCGCGAGGCGAACCGTGCCGGAGCGACGACCATCGCGGTAACGAACGTCGTCGGCAGTTCGGCCGCACGGGAGTGTGATTACGCCCTGTACATTCGTGCTGGTCCGGAGATTGGCGTCGCGGCGACCAAGACGTTCGCGAGCCAGCAGACGGCGCTGACGCTGTTGGCCTGTGCGCTCACAGATCAGGGGTCGCGAAACCTCGTTCGGCAACTACGAGCCGTCCCAGACCAGATCCAGACCGTACTGGACACCTCCCGGGCACGTGAGATTGCCGAGGTATACGAAGATGCAGACGCGTACTTCTTCATCGGCCGTGGCTACCATCGCCCTGTCGCACTCGAGGGGGCGTTGAAAATGAAAGAAATCACCTACAAACACGCCGAAGGATTCGCGTCTGGCGAACTGAAACACGGCCCACTGGCACTGGTAACCGAGAACACGCCCGTGTTCGCCATGGTGACTGGCGATTCAGAGCAAGCGTCCAAGACGATCGGAAACGTCAAAGAGGTGGAAGCACGCGACGCGCCGGTCGTCGCCGTCACCGACGGGCAGTCGAACGTCGGCCGGTACGCAGACCACGTCCTCGAGGTGCCAGCAGGCGACGAGATCACGAGCTCGATCGTCGCGAACGTTCAGCTCCAGCTGGTGTCGTACTGGGTCGCCAATCGGCTCGGACGGTCGATCGACAAGCCGCGAAACCTGGCCAAGAGCGTCACCGTCGAGTGA
- a CDS encoding pyridoxamine 5'-phosphate oxidase family protein — MPGLRWLQMTDDEIDEFLGHGGTGVLSFSTNAEDSPASIPVSYGYNAGDTIFYFRLSVPPDSRKTDLVDTKVTFVTYDETDEGWRSIVATGRLDDLEEMPYESSAIQGMWAIQMPRVDIFEQPRDEVTFHDFCLAPETLTGRKEVQAES, encoded by the coding sequence ATGCCAGGGTTACGCTGGCTCCAGATGACAGACGACGAGATCGACGAGTTTCTGGGACACGGCGGGACGGGTGTACTGTCGTTCTCGACGAACGCCGAGGACTCTCCAGCCTCGATTCCGGTGTCGTACGGGTACAACGCAGGTGATACGATCTTCTACTTCCGACTCTCGGTACCTCCAGACAGCAGGAAAACGGATCTCGTCGACACGAAAGTCACTTTCGTGACGTACGACGAGACCGACGAGGGGTGGCGAAGCATCGTCGCTACGGGACGCCTTGACGATCTGGAGGAGATGCCGTACGAATCCAGCGCCATCCAGGGAATGTGGGCGATCCAGATGCCGAGAGTTGACATCTTCGAGCAGCCTCGAGACGAGGTCACGTTCCACGACTTTTGTCTCGCTCCCGAGACGCTAACAGGCCGAAAGGAAGTCCAGGCCGAGTCCTAG
- a CDS encoding ABC transporter permease, translating to MRNVVVRLGRRWRALGGLAWTQLAHERTRTVVAVFGIALAVLAMTLLAGGGMGVMEVGEQQFDAADRDLWVTGGPLGLTPTRGGGFTNSIHDSHAVAADMQRHDDVRSAVPLSFQTVYVGENESSFDTIVATGVPGSGSSVSITAGRGFSGGDRHYAEGTYDGPMSHEIVVDERTARAYDLEVNDTLHVGGTLSAAREHEFTVVGVSPTFSQFLGTPTVTLPLSELQTVTGTTGTDPATMITITLEDGADPRAVKSDLETAHPSYEIRTNKEQLEAVVGQQATVLVGAGMLVVLAFVTGSVLTVSLLALFVYQHRDEFATLAALGVSRRTVAGIVVAQGLFLGLAGWLLGALLTFPLAHVLNAIVSAVVGYDGLVVASPRVAAASAVIAVGMGTVASLLASWRLPRTIT from the coding sequence GTGCGTAACGTCGTCGTCCGTCTGGGCCGGCGGTGGCGAGCACTCGGCGGGCTCGCGTGGACGCAACTCGCACACGAACGGACGCGGACGGTCGTCGCCGTCTTCGGGATCGCGCTTGCCGTCCTGGCGATGACGCTCCTCGCTGGCGGCGGGATGGGCGTCATGGAGGTCGGTGAACAGCAGTTCGACGCGGCCGATCGAGACCTCTGGGTGACCGGCGGCCCGCTCGGACTGACGCCGACTCGTGGTGGTGGGTTCACGAATTCGATTCACGATTCACACGCAGTCGCGGCCGACATGCAGCGCCACGACGACGTTCGAAGTGCCGTCCCGCTGTCGTTCCAGACCGTCTACGTGGGCGAGAACGAGTCGTCGTTCGACACGATCGTCGCGACTGGCGTCCCCGGCAGTGGCAGCTCCGTCTCGATTACAGCGGGCCGTGGATTCAGCGGCGGCGATCGACACTACGCGGAGGGTACCTACGACGGCCCGATGTCACACGAGATCGTCGTCGACGAACGCACCGCGCGCGCGTACGACCTCGAGGTCAACGACACGCTCCACGTCGGCGGCACGCTCTCGGCCGCTCGAGAACACGAGTTCACCGTCGTCGGCGTCTCGCCGACGTTCTCGCAGTTCCTCGGGACGCCGACGGTGACGCTCCCGTTGAGCGAACTCCAGACGGTTACTGGAACGACGGGCACCGATCCAGCGACGATGATTACGATCACGCTAGAAGACGGTGCCGATCCCCGCGCAGTCAAGTCGGACCTCGAGACCGCGCACCCGAGCTACGAGATCCGGACGAACAAGGAGCAACTCGAGGCCGTCGTCGGCCAGCAGGCGACGGTCCTCGTCGGGGCAGGGATGCTCGTCGTGCTGGCGTTCGTGACGGGGTCGGTACTGACGGTCAGTCTGCTCGCGCTGTTCGTCTATCAACACCGAGACGAGTTCGCGACCCTCGCAGCACTCGGCGTCTCGCGGCGAACTGTCGCCGGGATCGTCGTCGCGCAGGGGCTGTTCCTCGGACTCGCCGGCTGGCTCCTGGGTGCCCTGTTGACGTTCCCGCTCGCTCACGTGCTGAACGCGATCGTTTCCGCCGTCGTCGGCTACGACGGCCTGGTCGTCGCGTCGCCGCGAGTCGCCGCCGCGAGTGCGGTGATCGCCGTCGGGATGGGGACGGTCGCATCGCTCCTCGCCTCGTGGCGATTGCCGCGTACGATCACCTAG
- a CDS encoding DUF58 domain-containing protein: MQPTRRGWAAIALAVVLAVLAMVFARPLVLVGTALVGAWVLTFQYRFVRDLERTVASLSVVQSSARTGVRTGDETQVTLAATCEDETALFLEITAGLPVAATTSEPIEVALEPADDSGERVQSVTWPVAGQHAFDEATVTATDGLFRETVSLGTTPTVTVEPPTPQSIHVGEGGDRVAASYGTHRAGRTGSGIEPAELREYVAGDAGKQIDWKATARLTTPYVREYEAETDRQTLLVVDHRASLATGSRTGTKLEYLREVALAIAGVASQFTDPLGLVTVGDDGITSRPDVVSPATNYDEIRRQLLELEPTSARNSAPETTDATPVNSPERTRTAAAATGTKRGRVSRLHQRTNPADVQRSLADLEKTDDSFARTLRPFYADRQVYQKRIAGDPLYGAVHTAVANSPDSTWTVICTDDSRPAELREAVKLARRDGNGVTVLLAPSVLYEPGGLADAEQAYDRYVAFEEFRRGLARMANVTALEVGPADRLSAVLEAGRAGGGRA; encoded by the coding sequence ATGCAACCGACGCGCCGGGGATGGGCGGCCATCGCACTCGCCGTCGTGCTCGCCGTCCTCGCAATGGTGTTCGCACGCCCGCTCGTGCTCGTCGGCACGGCGCTCGTGGGCGCGTGGGTACTCACCTTCCAGTACCGCTTCGTTCGGGACCTCGAGCGAACGGTGGCGTCGCTGTCGGTCGTCCAGTCGTCTGCTCGAACTGGCGTTCGAACCGGGGACGAAACCCAGGTTACGCTGGCCGCGACGTGCGAGGACGAGACGGCATTGTTCCTCGAGATCACTGCCGGGCTACCGGTCGCAGCCACCACGAGCGAGCCGATCGAAGTCGCTCTCGAGCCGGCCGACGACAGCGGAGAGCGGGTCCAGTCGGTCACCTGGCCCGTGGCCGGTCAGCACGCGTTCGACGAGGCGACCGTGACGGCGACGGACGGACTGTTCCGCGAGACGGTCTCCCTGGGTACGACGCCGACCGTGACGGTCGAACCACCGACGCCGCAGTCGATTCACGTCGGCGAGGGCGGTGACCGCGTTGCCGCGTCGTACGGCACCCATCGTGCTGGACGGACAGGGTCCGGAATCGAGCCTGCGGAACTCCGTGAATACGTCGCCGGCGATGCAGGGAAACAGATCGACTGGAAGGCGACGGCTCGACTGACGACGCCGTACGTCCGCGAGTACGAGGCTGAAACCGACCGACAAACGCTGCTCGTCGTCGACCACCGTGCCTCGCTCGCGACCGGCTCCCGAACCGGGACGAAACTCGAGTACCTCCGCGAAGTGGCGCTCGCTATCGCGGGCGTCGCCAGCCAGTTTACCGATCCGCTGGGACTCGTGACTGTCGGTGACGACGGGATAACCAGTCGACCCGACGTGGTTTCCCCGGCCACCAACTACGACGAGATTCGACGCCAACTGCTCGAGCTCGAGCCGACGAGTGCCAGAAACTCGGCTCCCGAGACCACCGACGCGACGCCGGTGAACAGTCCCGAGCGGACTCGAACCGCGGCGGCTGCGACCGGTACGAAGCGAGGACGGGTCTCACGTCTGCACCAGCGGACAAATCCTGCAGACGTCCAGCGCTCACTCGCCGACCTCGAGAAGACGGACGATTCGTTCGCGCGAACGCTCCGCCCCTTCTATGCCGACCGGCAGGTGTATCAAAAACGCATTGCCGGGGATCCACTGTACGGAGCAGTTCACACCGCAGTGGCGAACTCACCGGACTCGACCTGGACCGTCATCTGCACCGACGACTCGCGGCCGGCGGAACTCCGCGAAGCGGTCAAACTCGCGCGACGAGACGGCAATGGTGTCACCGTCTTGCTCGCACCGTCAGTCCTTTACGAGCCGGGCGGACTGGCCGACGCCGAACAGGCCTACGACCGCTACGTCGCCTTCGAGGAGTTCCGACGGGGGCTCGCACGGATGGCCAACGTAACCGCCCTCGAGGTCGGGCCGGCGGATCGGCTGTCGGCCGTGCTCGAGGCTGGACGAGCTGGTGGTGGTCGGGCGTGA
- a CDS encoding DUF4350 domain-containing protein, with amino-acid sequence MNGRDSLLDDGIEIDWPRVLLLALVLTVLVALGAVAATSSAAFGLYNPSWDGAADLRQDVADDPTIESHLVRDTARYEEWPANETVAFVIAPDDPYEGEDAERVREFVANGGTLVVLENFDETGNDLLADVGAEARTDGQLLRDERHHYRGPVMPVATGTENHTLTAGVDQLTLNYATALEPGNATVLVATSDFAYLGPEENELDEQDDLQSYPVATVENVSDGQVIVVGDPSITINSMYDEPDNAAFVRGLYRSADVSHVVFDQSHGGEVPPLAAVILTVRDSTLVQLLVGAIGIGLVATLSRIHPRSVFSLVRARLPARFQPSRKSTVGRDLPGLTDAERAAYLRKRHPDWDEERIRRVIKALNSPRSEEEPDE; translated from the coding sequence ATGAACGGGCGCGATAGCTTGCTCGACGACGGAATCGAGATCGACTGGCCGCGAGTTCTCTTGCTCGCGCTCGTCCTCACGGTCCTCGTCGCGCTGGGGGCCGTCGCTGCGACTTCGTCGGCTGCGTTCGGCCTCTACAACCCCTCGTGGGACGGCGCGGCGGACTTGCGACAAGACGTCGCGGACGATCCGACCATCGAGAGCCACCTCGTGCGCGACACGGCCCGGTACGAAGAGTGGCCGGCCAACGAGACGGTCGCGTTCGTAATCGCACCGGACGACCCGTACGAGGGTGAAGACGCCGAGCGAGTCCGGGAGTTCGTTGCGAACGGTGGCACGCTCGTCGTCCTCGAGAACTTCGACGAGACGGGCAACGACCTCCTGGCCGACGTCGGCGCCGAGGCGCGGACAGATGGGCAACTGCTCCGGGACGAACGTCACCACTATCGCGGGCCGGTGATGCCCGTCGCGACGGGCACCGAGAACCATACGCTCACGGCTGGCGTCGACCAGTTGACGCTCAATTACGCGACTGCGCTCGAGCCAGGGAATGCGACGGTGTTGGTCGCGACCAGCGACTTCGCGTATCTCGGTCCCGAAGAAAACGAACTGGACGAGCAAGACGACCTCCAGTCGTATCCGGTCGCGACAGTCGAGAACGTAAGCGACGGGCAGGTGATCGTCGTCGGCGATCCGAGTATCACGATCAACTCGATGTACGACGAGCCGGACAACGCGGCGTTCGTACGCGGCCTCTATCGCTCCGCGGACGTCAGTCACGTCGTCTTCGACCAGTCACACGGCGGTGAAGTACCGCCACTGGCTGCCGTGATACTGACGGTTCGGGACTCGACCCTGGTACAACTGCTCGTTGGAGCCATCGGAATCGGCCTCGTTGCGACCCTGTCCCGGATTCATCCCCGATCTGTGTTTTCACTCGTCCGTGCTCGTCTCCCGGCACGCTTCCAGCCGTCGAGAAAGTCCACTGTCGGGCGGGATCTGCCGGGACTCACCGACGCCGAACGCGCCGCATATCTCCGAAAACGGCATCCTGACTGGGACGAGGAGCGGATCCGTCGAGTAATAAAAGCGCTTAACAGTCCGCGTTCGGAAGAGGAACCAGACGAATGA
- a CDS encoding AAA family ATPase → MSGTDDLADGSSGDPAAIYDSLRTEMNRVLVGNDEAIEYLTIALLTRGHLLLEGVPGIAKTTLANLFARTTGLDYNRIQMTPDVLPADITGTRIYRQEPGTFELQRGPVFANLVVADEINRATPKTQSALLEAMEERHVTIEDETLPLPDPFMVVATQNPVESEGVFQLPQAQRDRFQFKLLLDLPDRPDERELLERFDDDPELGPDDVGRVIDSQRLHDARDVITAVHVAPPVKEYILDLVAATRDHPDVSHGASPRATLTFLNGSKARAAIHGRDYVIPDDVKSMAEPVLCHRLVMSTDASLSDVDTVDVIDEIVDTIEPPSADVSAPSTVS, encoded by the coding sequence ATGAGCGGCACCGACGATTTGGCCGACGGGTCGAGCGGCGATCCAGCGGCGATCTACGACTCGTTGCGCACGGAGATGAATCGCGTCTTGGTCGGTAACGACGAGGCGATCGAGTACCTGACGATCGCGTTGTTGACTCGTGGCCACCTCCTGCTCGAGGGTGTTCCCGGGATCGCCAAGACGACGCTCGCGAACCTCTTTGCGCGAACGACGGGACTCGACTACAACCGGATCCAGATGACTCCCGACGTACTGCCGGCCGACATCACGGGGACGCGAATTTACCGACAGGAACCGGGGACGTTCGAACTCCAGCGCGGTCCCGTCTTCGCCAACCTCGTCGTCGCCGACGAGATCAACCGTGCAACACCGAAGACCCAGAGCGCGCTGCTCGAGGCGATGGAAGAACGGCACGTGACTATCGAGGACGAGACGCTCCCGCTTCCCGATCCGTTCATGGTCGTCGCGACACAGAATCCGGTCGAGTCGGAGGGCGTGTTTCAACTGCCACAGGCCCAGCGCGACCGCTTTCAGTTCAAACTGCTGCTCGATCTGCCGGACCGGCCAGACGAGCGAGAGCTGCTCGAGCGATTTGACGACGACCCTGAACTCGGGCCCGACGACGTCGGTCGCGTCATCGACTCCCAGCGGCTTCACGATGCACGCGACGTGATTACGGCGGTCCACGTTGCACCACCGGTCAAGGAGTACATCCTCGACCTCGTCGCCGCGACGCGAGACCACCCGGACGTTTCCCACGGTGCCTCGCCGCGTGCAACGCTGACGTTTCTCAACGGCTCCAAGGCACGGGCTGCCATTCACGGCCGCGACTACGTGATCCCCGACGACGTGAAATCGATGGCCGAACCGGTGTTGTGCCATCGCCTGGTGATGAGCACCGACGCGTCTCTCAGCGACGTCGATACAGTCGACGTCATCGACGAAATCGTCGATACGATCGAGCCGCCGAGTGCCGACGTGAGCGCTCCATCTACAGTTTCGTAA
- a CDS encoding sugar phosphate nucleotidyltransferase, with product MESCSAIVLAAGEGTRLRPLTQHRPKPMLPAATKPILAHVFDELIEAGISDITVVVGYRRNRVQSHFGPTYRNVPIHYVTQEKQLGSGHALLAAESDVDDSVLVVNGDQLVDRQIIADVVDAHERADATLGLVEHADVGEYGGVLLEDERVSEIVENPRDDRNYRLNAGVYAFEPTVFDAIRSAKPRAGEHSLVDGISELIASGGDVRGVVSDGLWVDATYPWDLLRVADDLLEHDSRVASQVAPSARVHESATIVEPVVVAPDCVIGPGAVIGPNVCLGENVTVGANATIEHSVLDTDTRVGGGATLRDCVAGRGVEVGAGSTVVGGPGDVRVGEMVCENAGLGALLADHVRDEGGVTYAPGTIVGSDALVHAGSTVRGSVDADTEVRA from the coding sequence ATGGAGAGCTGTTCTGCGATCGTTCTTGCTGCAGGGGAAGGGACCCGGCTTCGGCCGCTCACGCAACATCGGCCGAAACCGATGCTCCCCGCAGCGACGAAGCCGATTCTAGCGCACGTTTTCGACGAACTGATCGAAGCGGGGATTTCTGACATCACGGTCGTCGTCGGGTACCGACGCAACCGAGTGCAGTCGCACTTCGGGCCGACGTACCGAAACGTTCCGATACACTACGTCACACAGGAGAAACAACTGGGCAGCGGTCACGCACTGCTCGCAGCCGAAAGCGACGTCGACGACTCCGTCCTCGTCGTCAACGGCGACCAGCTCGTCGATCGGCAGATCATCGCGGACGTCGTCGACGCTCACGAGCGCGCAGACGCGACGCTCGGTCTCGTCGAACACGCCGACGTCGGAGAGTACGGCGGCGTCCTCCTCGAGGACGAGCGCGTCTCAGAGATCGTCGAAAACCCACGCGACGATCGGAACTACCGGCTCAACGCTGGCGTCTACGCGTTCGAGCCGACAGTCTTCGATGCGATCCGATCGGCGAAGCCACGGGCGGGCGAACACTCCCTCGTCGACGGAATCTCGGAGTTGATCGCGTCCGGTGGCGACGTTCGTGGCGTCGTCTCGGACGGTCTCTGGGTCGACGCGACGTACCCCTGGGATCTGCTTCGCGTCGCCGACGACCTCCTCGAGCACGACTCCCGGGTGGCGAGCCAGGTCGCCCCCTCGGCACGAGTACACGAGTCGGCGACGATCGTCGAACCAGTCGTCGTTGCACCGGACTGTGTGATCGGACCGGGTGCAGTGATCGGACCGAACGTCTGTCTCGGGGAGAACGTCACCGTCGGTGCGAACGCGACGATCGAACACAGCGTGCTCGATACGGACACGCGAGTCGGTGGCGGTGCGACGCTTCGCGACTGCGTGGCCGGTCGCGGGGTCGAAGTCGGGGCTGGATCGACAGTCGTCGGTGGTCCTGGTGACGTTCGTGTCGGAGAGATGGTCTGTGAGAACGCAGGACTCGGCGCGTTACTCGCCGATCACGTCCGCGACGAGGGTGGCGTGACGTACGCCCCGGGAACGATCGTCGGTTCAGACGCTCTCGTTCACGCAGGGTCGACCGTGCGTGGTTCTGTGGACGCTGATACAGAGGTGCGTGCCTGA